The Homo sapiens chromosome 5, GRCh38.p14 Primary Assembly genome includes a window with the following:
- the IRF1 gene encoding interferon regulatory factor 1 isoform X3 — protein MNSLPDIEEVKDQSRNKGSSAVRVYRMLPPLTKNQRKERKSKSSRDAKSKAKRKSCGDSSPDTFSDGLSSSTLPDDHSSYTVPGYMQDLEVEQALTPATTDEDEEGKLPEDIMKLLEQSEWQPTNVDGKGYLLNEPGVQPTSVYGDFSCKEEPEIDSPGGDIGLSLQRVFTDLKNMDATWLDSLLTPVRLPSIQAIPCAP, from the exons ATGAACTCCCTGCCAGATATCGAGGAGGTGAAAGACCAGAGCAGGAACAAGGGCAGCTCAGCTGTGCGAGTGTACCGGATGCTTCCACCTCTCACCAAGAACCAGAGAAAAG AAAGAAAGTCGAAGTCCAGCCGAGATGCTAAGAGCAAGGCCAAGAGGAAG TCATGTGGGGATTCCAGCCCTGATACCTTCTCTGATGGACTCAGCAGCTCCACTCTGCCTGATGACCACAGCAGCTACACAGTTCCAGGCTACATGCAGGACTTGGAGGTGGAGCAGGCCCTGACTCCAG CTACAACAGATGAGGATGAGGAAGGGAAATTACCTGAGGACATCATGAAG CTCTTGGAGCAGTCGGAGTGGCAGCCAACAAACGTGGATGGGAAGGGGTACCTACTCAATGAACCTGGAGTCCAGCCCACCTCTGTCTATGGAGACTTTAGCTGTAAGGAGGAGCCAGAAATTGACAGCCCAGGGG GGGATATTGGGCTGAGTCTACAGCGTGTCTTCACAGATCTGAAGAACATGGATGCCACCTGGCTGGACAGCCTGCTGACCCCAGTCCGGTTGCCCTCCATCCAGGCCATTCCCTGTGCACCGTAG
- the IRF1 gene encoding interferon regulatory factor 1 isoform X2: MNSLPDIEEVKDQSRNKGSSAVRVYRMLPPLTKNQRKERKSKSSRDAKSKAKRKSCGDSSPDTFSDGLSSSTLPDDHSSYTVPGYMQDLEVEQALTPALSPCAVSSTLPDWHIPVEVVPDSTSDLYNFQVSPMPSTSEATTDEDEEGKLPEDIMKLLEQSEWQPTNVDGKGYLLNEPGVQPTSVYGDFSCKEEPEIDSPGGDIGLSLQRVFTDLKNMDATWLDSLLTPVRLPSIQAIPCAP; this comes from the exons ATGAACTCCCTGCCAGATATCGAGGAGGTGAAAGACCAGAGCAGGAACAAGGGCAGCTCAGCTGTGCGAGTGTACCGGATGCTTCCACCTCTCACCAAGAACCAGAGAAAAG AAAGAAAGTCGAAGTCCAGCCGAGATGCTAAGAGCAAGGCCAAGAGGAAG TCATGTGGGGATTCCAGCCCTGATACCTTCTCTGATGGACTCAGCAGCTCCACTCTGCCTGATGACCACAGCAGCTACACAGTTCCAGGCTACATGCAGGACTTGGAGGTGGAGCAGGCCCTGACTCCAG CACTGTCGCCATGTGCTGTCAGCAGCACTCTCCCCGACTGGCACATCCCAGTGGAAGTTGTGCCGGACAGCACCAGTGATCTGTACAACTTCCAGGTGTCACCCATGCCCTCCACCTCTGAAG CTACAACAGATGAGGATGAGGAAGGGAAATTACCTGAGGACATCATGAAG CTCTTGGAGCAGTCGGAGTGGCAGCCAACAAACGTGGATGGGAAGGGGTACCTACTCAATGAACCTGGAGTCCAGCCCACCTCTGTCTATGGAGACTTTAGCTGTAAGGAGGAGCCAGAAATTGACAGCCCAGGGG GGGATATTGGGCTGAGTCTACAGCGTGTCTTCACAGATCTGAAGAACATGGATGCCACCTGGCTGGACAGCCTGCTGACCCCAGTCCGGTTGCCCTCCATCCAGGCCATTCCCTGTGCACCGTAG